Part of the Hirundo rustica isolate bHirRus1 chromosome 3, bHirRus1.pri.v3, whole genome shotgun sequence genome, TCATCTGCAGTTCAATCCGTATCTGACTCTCTTCTGCTATTTGCTGCAGAGATAAATTgcaatattttctattattaCAATATTTGGTTACTCAGAGAAAATGATGCAGAATTTGTAGTCAATCTCAGTATAAATTCTGTGTATTTCTTTTGGCTGGGAAAATTCAGAAATAGAGACTGGATATGCTACCGTAAAGTCTGTATCAATAGCatgattttacagaaaatactgtAATATTTATGAAAGGATCTTACTGCctgcatttcatttatttccttctgatATTTGATCATCATCTGGGTTAACTTTTCTCGTTCAGACTTCAGTTCCATGTGCAGCttcctattttccttttccttccgcCGTACATCAGTGTCAGCTCCACGTTTGACTGGACCCTTCCGATTCATGATTTCAGCCAATTTATTCACAGCCTtcccaggagaaagaaaaaagtgacaaaaccCACACTAATAAATACACAGAGTTACGCTGTGAAGAAATAAAGTCTCCTCTCAATCTACAACCAGGCACTCCTAACTATAAACTAAGATCTCTGCAAGCCAGTACTACAAGCTTGCTTTAATTCAGCTTATTAcacaaaatataaaagaagGTAACGACACCATTTTTACTTGAAGCATGCATTAGCTGTGTGAGCACTTTCATTCATTTAAATAATCCCTTCCATTTTCACTAGCTAGACCCAAATATGTCTTTGCATTAAAACGCCACTTGTTCTAAAAACAATCTAgattaaaatcagaaatgtaCTTCTTTCTAGAACTTGTAGGGGAATATAAATAAAGACTGAAACCAGTAACATATCAAATCATTTGACAGAAATGAAAGCTTTTGCTGGTGGAATACATCTGGATTAGAAGTTCCTCTATTACGAATCATAAGGATCCAGTTTCACTACACTGAAAGTCTACttagaagaaggaagaaaataaccaataaattttctttcagagcTAAACCAAATAAAGCCTTACTAGTACATATCTGTAGTTTGTAACAGAAGGtattctattaaaaattatttgattcaTGAACACTGTGTCTATATGCATTTGCATATATTTGCTTACCTGtgtttttaatgttctttcATTCAACAACTGTTTCTCATATTGTGCTTTAATATTTCCTACAtttgcttcttcttcttttagCTTTGTAATTTCTGTAGCAAGGTAATTACAAGAAAATCTATGAAAACTCATTACAAATGAATATAGTACTTTTAAAGAACAAACATAGTTTCAATTTAAATCACATTTGGTTCAGAGATTACGTACGTTCTTGTGCTTCCTTCAGTTTATTGTTTAGTTCTTCTTTCTCGTTAGCAAGGTTAGCCACATCACTAGTTAGTGTCCTATTTGCTTCCtccaactaaaaaaaaaaagaatggtcAGAGAACTGCATGGGATAAACACGGAAAGAGATTCTTGAATTTCAGtcataagaaataaatatttttaaaacattagaTATACTTGCATATCTCTAAATCTGCTAAAGAGCAATGGATAACTCAAACTGCAAATAAAGCTCACGTACTACCTCTACCAGAATTGCAGATCATGTCACTCACCGATGCTATGGTGGCATCTTTCTCAGTAAGTTCCTGTTTATGCCTTGCCATCATCTCTTTAATCTCCAGCTCTTTCAtaatcttctctttttccaaatCAGAATACTGCTCTTCAGCAATGGAACGGGCAAGTTGCTCTGAATCTGCTTTTGTCAAAGTAATCTCTAGCTGAGCAGCCAAGGAATCTCTGCAAGTCATTGATACATActtttaagtttaaaattaGTTAAATTTTAACTAAGTTTAAAGTTACAAGTTAACTTTTAGTTAGGGTTAGGtctaattttaaagttaaaagttAACTTTTAGGGTAGGGTTAGGTTAGGGAGGGGAAGACAGAAAACTACAAAAAGCCATCCTGATCTTTTATGCATTAGTAGTCCAGCAAGCAAAACCTACCTCTCATCCTGTAACTCTTGTATCTTTTGCTGCATTTCCTTACAAATTTTGGTCTTTTCTTCACATTCTTCTTTAAGTTCTCGAACTTGTGTCTTATAGAGAGTCTAGAATTTAAAGTTGGAAAGAAAATCATGTGATCTCTGTACTCTTGGAAGTCCACAAAAATTATACAAGTTGATATGATACGCAGTTCCTTAATCACGCTAACTGGAATATAATTGTGCAATGCTGTGTCCAAACTTATCTAAATGTCATCATCATTCACAAATGTGCTTTGGttattttactttgttgttccttttttaGATTGTATATTTGTGAATGGGTAGATGTAGGATATACATTTTCTATGTTTGTATACATACTGTTAAAGATACTCTAAATGTGAAAATCACTATTTTTTACAAAATCAGAAGTatcagaagcagagaaaataattaatttctttttctctactATTTTAAATCTTTGTCTGATGTAATTACGCATGTGGAGTTTAGATTTTAATCATACATATCCATGAAACCAACATGAcagtaaaagaacaaaaagaaatacaggaatAAGGGAAAAAccaattagaaaaataatttgaaattcaAAATTTCATGGAATCAATATAAATCAAGAactctgaagaaaatgaaagaaacacaaTATTGCTCTGTCCATTGAAATGACTGACTACAGGTCAAGTGACAGATGACCCTATGTTTACTTACTGGGATTTCAAGACAGATTGTCTCTCTCTGGCCCATCTAGAGCAGTCAACTGACCTCaattctccctttccttcctttaatGTGTGTAACATTTTCATAGATAAAACTTTAGGCAGGCCTTCTCCTCACTGACCTAAATCCACAAGGAAATCTTAATTTCCCATTAATATTGAAACAAGCCTTTTAGCATCTCCTGCAGCATAACTGGCTGTGCACTGTTAATAAAGATCAACCTCCACATGCCAGTGATGATTTTCAAGTATGCTACCTATTTATTCTAGTGCTCCTTACTACAATAAATGACAAACTCCCAACAGATCACTACCAAGTTTGGTCGTAATGTAAAATTTCCTTGTGAGCTGTAGATGCACATGTTTTGTCACACCACATGAGAATACAACTCTTCATCAAGAGATGCTGAACGCAAAAGGCTTGAAACATGCAGAAAATTATTCACACGGTGGAAAAATGAGCTGCTTGACTCCTCCCTCTGAACTGCCCTACAAAGCTGGGACATTTCTCAACATGAGCTCTTTTGTGCTGCTCAGTGATTAAGATCAAGGCAGCTGACAGCACAAGAAAATCAAGTAGCTTTGGGTTAGAGATGTGAAACGTCTGATggctgagggggaaaaagaaaagctaacaTACTGAGTAAACagattaatataaaataaagcagcataAAACATACTGAGAAATATTGTTCAGCCTCGAGCTGGTCTTGAAGCTCTTTCATTTGTCCATCTGCATCTTGACGCTCCCTAGAAAGGAAGAACATGCTTTAGAGATATGAAGATATTCCAGAGCAGTAAACAGAAAAGACAGCATTCACACTCTTGAAATCTCCAACAATTTCTTGACCCAAGTATCATCAGCTATTAAACCTGAAGCTTCCTCCGGGTACCAAATCTCATTTTCACTTGTACAGCTGCTGTACAGTTATTCTGCACTAATAACAAGTCAGTTTAATACTGCTAACACACTAACTACAACAGTGTCACAAAGTTTAACCAGTAAGAGACATTGATAAAGTAAACAACCACCAACAGCATCTTATTTCCATGTAAAATGTCACTAATCCGACCAATTGTTTTGGGTCTCTTGTTTGCTAGAGCACAGTCTGTGAAGGTCTGTATTCCTTGACATGCATATTTTCTTGAATTTATCTGTTATTTAAACCACAGTCAGTTCCATAACAACAGaaatgcatcagaaaaaaaacttctgCCAGTGTTCCACATTATGGCCACCTTCTACATGACTAACTGCATCTTGCTGACAGAAAGGCAAAGTACAGGGAGACTAAACACCAAAGTAATAAAGGAGCTAGGATTGAGTTTCATTTGATAGGTGTAGTAATATGGTCCTTTCATTCACAAGGAAGttctttatgtaaaaaaaaaaaaaaaaaattgtttctttccttACTTACTATCAGGTGCAAATACTACTTGTAAACCTTGAAGAACTATTGACACTCCTATCTGAAAGACCAACAGATATGTTTAACGATCTCTAGTACTAGATATTTCCAATGGTTATGCTTTGTAGCTCTGTAGCAGTATTCATTTCCAACTCTGTTAAGTTCTCCTAGACTAATAATTCCAGTAACTTTCCTCTTCACTGAAGCCCtacatcattaaaaaaagcacCTAGACCTTCAGTTAAGTAAGTGTTTCTCTGAAGTTTTCAGATTCATATTTAAGCTGTTTAATATTTCAAACtcatatttaatttcatatCTAAGATTATCAGGGttaaaaaacatcttttaatACAAACCTATACATTGCTGTATATtgcaaattatttcaatatataatataatgtataaatatatacattataAATAGTATATATTAAAAGaacatataatatataatattatatatagtattatttaatatatattaataatataataatatataatatagtTATATTAAATAGATATATATTTAAGAACAATTAAGTTTTGCACTGTAGAATACCATATTCTTtgcagcaattttttaaaattaattttgctccCAATTTTTGTTCCAAAAATCTTTCATATCAGTAACATGACTAAAACATTTAGAACAACTTGCATACTTGCGCAgttcattgttttgtttttccagactCAATTTGATTTCCTGAAGGTGGTTATTCTCCTGTTTTAACTGCTTCTCTGACATTTTCAAGGTGTTGACCTGCTGTGTTTGCATCTTGAGGTCATTTTGAGTGAGACAACGCTTTTGTGTTTCTTGCTCTATTTTCAATGTCAAGTTTTTTACCTGAAAACGAAGCAGAAACCTGTGAATTTTACAGATctacaaaggaaaacaacactTAAACAGTCTCTAACTCACTTCCTTTACATCTTTTGGTAAAACAAAGCTGCTTCCTGAATAAAGGCATTAGCATACATTAAATCACCTAGTTTTTCCATGTCAATCTCACAGCATTTACCACGAGAGAGGACAAACCTTTTAAcatgaaaaatgctgaaatatttcaaaaaaatgaCACCACATTCCAtgaagcagattttttaaagtttcaaaggcagggaaggaaaacttTGTTGCCATTTTCATtcacaaatatttctaaatacaGATATAACAGGAAAAATACTAGGACATTGAAAACAAGTTTTGACTCAAAACTCCTTTTGTCAGTGTTCCTTACATCTTCACTTAGTATATCCTTTTGACGAAGGagctcatttattttctgttgtgaTTGTTTGAGATCACAGTCCAACATGGAGCGCTGCTTCTCAGCTTCCAACAGCCGATTTTCTACTTTCTGCTTTAAAGCTCTCTCTTCCaaaagtttcttttccatttctgtgaaGGAGAAGATATGACATCAGTGAAGTGTAAAACAGCAGATTTTGGAGGCCAAAGGGAAGAGGATATCTGTCCTGTAATAACAATAAGCCACatgtttctccttttaaaaCTGATGAGAAAGACTACTTAAAagtgattaattaaaattttcacaGTAGATACACACCCAAAGGATGCTTTTTCAAGCATTTCTGACAGAGCTATTTCCTACCTTTGAGCTTCTAGATAACTTCCAGTTTTTATTTGCAACACCTCTGAGATGAACAAAACAggtggaattttaaaaataaaacatttcaatcTACTTTCTCTGAATGTGATAATAAAAAGTCAAAGAGCTGAAGCTGTTTGGGAACCTGATATGCCAAGTGACTCTGCCAATATTACTGAatcatttttgcttcttttgaagATTTGCATGCTCAAGATTTTTGTGAATGCTCTGCAATTGAAAGGACAGGATCTCTCCTGTCCTATAGCTTTTTAAGTAGCTGCAATAAGCATAAGCCATTTAATTCAAAAGTAAGAGCCATCTTCTGGATTTTTTGGGTAATTATCCCTCTCTTCGAGATATTTCAGTTGTCATGAGATGCACCAGAAAATGCACAGTGAAAGATTATATTATCTACTTTGTGTAATTCACACCTAAGTCCAACTGGGATGCCAAATACATACCTTTCATGGCTTCAGATTTTGCTTCCTCTATAGACTCATAGATCTTATTTTTGTCTGCTAATCGTGCTTTTGTGGCTTTATGTTCAGCTTCTTCTTGTTCAAGGTTCTGCTGCATAACTTTAAATTTATATGTCATATCTATTTCCATGTTGCTCTTTTcctgttaaagaaaaaataacgttgaaataaaacattaaatacaTAAGGTTAGTGGCAGAATTTTGAACAACAGTAACATGCTGCTCGGAAGGATGCTTGGAGTAGAAGAGAAAGCTCATGCTAAGGAACTAACTGAGAACTCATTTCCATAAATGTTCTTTTGTGAATGCCAAAGTGCTCTAAAAATGTACAACAACATCCCCAGTTGGAAACAATTACAGAATTACTGCCTTAACAACCAACATTCTGTCTTAAGAGCAGCTCAAAGATTAAGTTtattgaagaaatttttcaagcGTTTTGTTTCAATAacaaatatgttaaaaaaacccctattaGCAGAGgctcttttatttttggcaCTAATGAGAGTTTAAAAAAACTCCACACATGAATGAAATGTAGCTACTGTACTGTTAAGGTACACACCAGAGTACATAATTAGGAACTTAAGTACTTTAGAAGTAAAATGTATCATGATTGTATGGGAAATtatgtcttttttcccccacttctcaaattggggaaaaaaaccccaaaactgaaaacaaggtTTATTTTTTGCATATGTTTGGTTACAGTGTCTTAAGTAATAAAAGTACAAATTCAAAAGTTCTGTAAGAACGTAACACCAATGTGCATTTAGCAGTGCTGTCACCTTTTCTAAATCTGTGAGCTTTTCCTGCAATTGTCTTTTCTCCATTTCCAGTTTGGCTAATGCACTCTTTCCATTTCTCACTTCTTCTTCAAGGCTAGATATTCGACCTAAAAATTACCAAAATATCAATAAGGCTGGTCAGTGTATGAAAACAAGACTGTATTTTATCTATTTAGAGGTAACATTTTTGAAATATAACAGCTTCTAATTCTATTAAGAATGTCTCCTTTGGGGTGATTCTAAAAGTTACCAATAATGCTTTATAGATGTTACCAcccattttttcttaaatgctgTTCACAATTATGTAACATTTTATAAAACAGTACACTTATTTAGTCACAGTCTGAAACTCAAATAATACCACCCAAGCCAGAAACAAGAAGCAATCTTAACTTAAGGAGATTTGCAGAAATACCTTGTAAATCACTGATAATCTCTGATCCATGACTTCGATCTCTCCTTTCTGATTCTAGAGCTGACTGAAGATTGAGATACTCCTTCTCCAGTTTGAGTTTTGCATTCTCCAGCAGGCAGTTCTTATCTTGTAGTTCTCTATTAttaatttccagctgctggatttGCTTTGTGCTTTCTGTCTGGTTCTTTCTTAACCTGGCTGCAGTATCAGACTCTGACCGCAGCAAAGAATTGGCTTCATCCAACTAAAATAGATAAAAACATACTtcagaaacaattaaaatataaaccccactatttctactacaggATACTAGGTTTTATGGATTAAGAAAGTAAGAAGTATATTTTAAGATTACTTTCGAACATCAAAACCTAACAAGaaagaacagcttttaaaaCCCAATTACACATTTCAAATAGCTTCACTTTTACAAAAACCTGCACTTCAAACCATGATTATTTTACAATATACGTATATGAAGTTGGCATACCTGTCTTTGTAGTTGATTGATTTTTTCATTGGATATTTGAGAGTTCTGATTCCTCTTTTTTAAATCTTCAAGTTGGTCTTTCAAACTGTTAACTGCAACAAAACCAATTCAACATTGTTAATCACCATCACGAAAATACTTCAATTTGAACtataattcatttattttaagcatTAAAAACCCACATCAAAATGGAACCTTCAAGCATGGTTCAACGTACCCTCATTTTCCAAATTGCGTTTCTTATCTGCTTCAtgttctgctttcctctggTATTCTGTATTCTTATGCTGAAGAAGAGCCTTCTCTCTCTCTAACTGCCTGACTGCAGACTCTACATTCTTCCTTGAAGTTATCtggatatatttaaaaaaatacaccacTAATTACACACAGGAGTGGTATTCTTATATGAATAAAACACAGCTCATGCAATGGAGGAAGCCAGTCTACCTTGCCTGCTGCAAAGACAATGTATCAGAACACGTGGTCAAATCTAGCCCAGGATGTCTACGGCCAGGAGCTTTGCAATTTAAATACTGTTTGATCATCTGGATTTGACAAACCTGGCAGACCTGCCTAAGCACTCACTCTGGGAGCAGACAAACATACATGTAAAGGTAAGGTCTTGACATGCACCTGCATGAGCCATACTTTAATTTGTATACAGCCACTTCCACATTTGTAGAAGCAGAAAGGtacaaagctgggaaaaaatagGGTCCTTTTACTAACACCGAACAATGCAAAGTATGTCCTTCCTCCTCTGGAACTACTACTCTCACAcctgcagtttttaaaatctgtatggGATATTTATGTCATGCTGTCTGCCAaccaaaaatacagtaaaaaccTAGCTCTAGAAAGAAATGTGCAGTTACAGTATAGAAatcataatgaaaatattttagcagtGACAACCATTTCTTGCTTTTGAATACCAAGAAATCAACTGGTGTTATTTGCCATAAAATGTACAGCTACTCAAAAGCAATTTGCAGTTAtcgaaggaaaaaaatccatgcgCAAATGTTAAAGTTCCATTTCCAGTAAGAAATCTATGGCCCTATGGTCTTACCTCTTCATCGAGCTCTTTCGCTATCTTCTCTAAACGAACACTTGTAGacctgaaaaaaatttgaaaaacagctttaaatcCTGCTGATAATACAGAAATTAGAATATTTGGATGTGTTTCACTAATTTTATGTAAAGTGCTTTTGTCTCATTAATTTTATGCAAGGTATTCTATTTTAAGCAATAATAGGAAACCTCAAGGACTGGTGAAATCACTAAACAGTAAGATTCTTATAGGgaattaaagcaaaagaaacctCAACAAATCCCCTAAAAACCACCCCAGTAGTCACAGGAGTAGCAAGAATTAAGCCAGCAACTTACGGTGAGGTCTGCTTGCAGGGTTGGGAATCCACAGAATggattaaaatgcttttaaagcattGTAAAACAAAAGGCCTAATTAAACCTTTATAAACATACCAAACATGTTGAAATTCTCACCTGTACTTCTGTTCTAATTCATCTTTGGCTTGTAATTCATTACTGAGCTGTTCTTCTAGCTTGCTTAGTTTTTTCTGAAACTGTGCAAAATGTCAAAAAAGCATGATCCACACATAAAAAtgctttcacagaaaacaaatgcaattcaattaaataacaaaataatggaaagtgaggaaaattaattcagtcttCCAGTATATTATTTTCAAACCATCACTAGAAGGTTACATCTTTACAAGGTATTAATTCtgataattttatatatatggaTTTATAGCAACTAAATTTGCTGCATGCTGAATTGAACCTGAATTGATCACAGAATTATGTGCCACAGATTGTGAGTCGTTAAATTTATATGGGCAAAAAACATTGTTACCGGCCCTTTGCTGTGCTCTGTAGCCAGAGACTTTCCACTGGAGCAGATGTTTTTGCATAgcattttctaaatgaaatgaaaaaataaaaaacggGTGTACATGACCAAATTGGACAATATTCAGATATTATGGCTAAACACGTTCAGTGACCTCACATAAAGAAGAATTTCTTAGTCTTACACCTTGGAAGCTAATGAATACTTTGGAAATGCTTTGCttactaaaatattaaaaaaaaaaattgtgagtCCAGTACccaaatattaatgaaataaattataaataataaattttggATTCATCTCATGACTTCAGGCTTTCAAACgcatttattttcctccctttctcctcttcctctatgccccaaacacaaaatgtaaaaatgtggttttccaAAACACTTTATAATTGTTACAATTAGAACATTTCCacaacagaaacactgaaaagacaTCAAAACCGGAGATTTGTTGCttgagaaaatacaaataaagtaAGTTGTCAGAagtgaaatgcaaaattttacCATCTGCATTTACTAACACAACATAAAGCAAACATCATGAATGTGACcatatgtattttaaacagCGGTACCATTTCTATTTAAAGGGTGAAGTCTAAAACTATTCATCTATTCATCAATGACAGGAAGGAAGTGGAGTCCATAAGCATTCGCATTTAAATTTATCTGATCAATACATAATGCATTTCCTTtaggtattttttaaactttgaaaagGAATTGTAAGTTTTAAGAAATGTTAACAATATATTATCTACACTCGAATAATACAAATGTTTAACTAACATAATGAAGTAAGTATATGAAAATACCATTGCTTTTCCAGTCATGcaaatttaaattcatttatCCATCttcaaaagctggaaaaacatGTTCCATATGCTCTAACTGGAGtatgatttaaatatttctttatccCTGCAGGTGACAATTTACTTTTTCAAATTCTGAATAAATCAGTCATGAATCATTAATGCAAGTGTGAAACTTTCACAGGAGTAACGCTGTCTGTAGGAAACAGAGCCTCACACACTGGCTTTCCAAACAAATTTTGGATGCAAAAagaatttgaggaaaaaatctGTATTCATTTATCTTTATACTATCTTAATACTTGAGTACAACTGTTTCAAAATACAACTGGTTTACAGCTAACAATTCAGTGAATAAACATTTAAGGTGCTTCACATCCACATAAAATTAtgtaggaatttttttattcctttcataATTCAGATGCTATACTTACCTCTTTGCTGTCCTGTAAAtagaaaataccatttttattGCGAAtcattaaaagacaaaaaggcCCCTACAAAActgcttaaatatttattttagattttgtcttttcttaaCAGACTTAACAGAATTAGTTAATCCTCCCATTAATACTAAGGAAAAAAGGCACTGACCTCATTTTTACTAGATTGCACGGATTCGTTTTCTCTGCAAGACTGAGAGGAGTCACTTAGCAACCtgtcaaaaacaaaaacaaatctcTCCAGCTCTTATTCAAGTTTTCGACAACTCTGGCAATCTTGCCATTTTAATCAATTCTCTTAAGTCGCAATTTGTCCTATGCTgctcttgttttattttagtgttATTGCATCTTTCTGATTTGAATCTTTCCTTAACAGAATGTTTTCAAAACTACAGCagcttgtaatttttttaattaatacaaTTATTTCTTGATTATTCAAGGTGAATTCTAGAAAGTTATTATGCTGTATAAGCTTTCTTCTAAAATAACACataaaaagccattaaaaaaaattacaaatatatCAGAATTTTAAACATAGTTGATTTTTTAAGATATTGTATAATTTTATGCATATAAAAATACACTGTGGAATCAGAGTTATTGAAATAAGTGAAAGagtaacaaattattttactcAAACCTTGCATTTTGTATCTTCATATACTGGACATAAATTAATATAATGCCAGGAATAAGTTATGCATttagagtggaaaaaaaagaaagaatgtaaGAATAATGTACAggtatgtttttaaaaatgcatattgaAATATCACATACAAATTGTCTCTGTAGTAGGTAAATCCTATGAAAGGCAGCTGGTTTCCCACGAAGGCTTTGGGGATTGGAAAGGTTTCCACGTCTCCCTTGTCGTCCTCAATGTCATCAAAATTACTGCTATCTATGTCACTGCTAAGCTCAGGAacaacaggagcagcagctataaaatggggaaaaaagatgcATTTCACTCCAAGATTCGGCCACTTGTTATATACTGGTATCTCTCTAGTGTTAAAAGACTGCATTATAAGTTGTCCTTAAATAACTTGGAGTTAAATATGTATTAACCAGACAGCAGATCTGGAAATATTActgtgaacatttttttctcgAGCAATCTGTTTTTGTATGCATTGCCTAACGCAAAGACCATCTAGTATGCAAGACATATTTGGTAATCACAGGTAATCACACTTGAAAATCATCACTTTAAAAATTCGTAGTAAATAACTTTAGAAGTTATGAGAAGCTTATGAGAACTGACATACTTTGCTTTTTTACCAAAAGGTATCAGGTTCTCAATGCCTTATataaaaagcagtaaaacaagACTGCTGCCTTAACTACcagaagattaaaagaaaaatgaaagaaaataaaaaaaatccacctcaaaagaacaaaaaaacccaagaaacaaaacctaacaTGCATTCTTTTTAGTTAAAATTTTGAAACATCAAAATCTGTtgtttaaaatggaaatgtctACATTAAAAACATGATAAAGGTGAGATAATTCCAGTAGGAAAAATGAGTCTTTATTAACCCTTCCTCATATGAGGTTTTATAATGCAAGTGATAAATATGAGTGTTTAAGCAAGATTCTTGATAAATAGAAAGTActtaataagatttttttttcatttcttcaatTGCAAATACTGAATAAAATAGAACTTTTAACCTAATTTACTTACTCTCTCGAATATTGTCCCAGTTCCACTGATCACTCCTGAAGAAAGGGTGATGCTTTATTTCTTCTACCCCATTTCTCCCGAGTCGTACATCCCTAAACAGCAATTCATCCCGAGTCACATTAGGAAAAATAGCTGttagtttgttggggttttttaaaatttaaattctgacTTTTTCATAAGCAGCAATTAAGCTTTCAGTAAAGATTGTCTGTGTTAACTGCACTAAGGgtcaaacaaaaccaaaatttaaaaaccaccAGCCACTAATCTGTAGTTTCTTATATAAAATTTACTGATTCTTAGCATGCACTCTCCCTGTGACTGCTAAAATGTCCGGAATCTGTAGTCTGCCACGTGGGGAGTAAAGCAAGAAAGAGAGCACTGAGgcaaaaactaagaaaaaactaaaaacacaaacaaaaactcaaCACCCTTGGGggaaataaaactgcagaaCTTTCGTGTCTGCCAAACCACATGACAGACCAGAAGACGCAAGTGAAGGAAGGTCTAACTTGCTGCACAGAACAGTTATTCAAAGCTggactaaaataaatattttaagaattccATCCTCTGCCCCACAACTAACCCTGACACGTCTCTTGCTGATATTTGCCGCAAAGTAAATCTTAAGTACAAGAAACTTTTAGTTTGAACAGAGGAGTCTCTCTTGAAACTACGTACAAGAACAGGACATAAAAACAATGCATGGAAAAGAAGCAATAAATCACTGGGTCGATGTTTAGTCCTTCTTTAAGTGCTTCAGCAGTGATCACGCAGCATCTGTTTCAAATAAATTGCTCAAGCCCTGTGTTAAATATAAACAGGAAGAGGGATACACGTAGTGGAAGTCCACCTTACTACATTTACACTATTAAATTCTAATCATattc contains:
- the ROCK2 gene encoding rho-associated protein kinase 2 isoform X4 is translated as MSQQPAGKMSAAPLAAEALEPAAGMLEGRQRKLESMIRDPRSPVNVESLLDGLNSLVLDLDYPALRKNKNIDNFLNRYEKIVEKIRALQMKAEDYDVVKVIGRGAFGEVQLVRHKMTQKVYAMKLLSKFEMIKRSDSAFFWEERDIMAFANSPWVVQLFCAFQDDKYLYMVMEYMPGGDLVNLMSNYDVPEKWAKFYTAEVVLALDAIHSMGLIHRDVKPDNMLLDKYGHLKLADFGTCMKMDETGMVRCDTAVGTPDYISPEVLKSQGGDGYYGRECDWWSVGVFLFEMLVGDTPFYADSLVGTYSKIMDHKNSLHFPDDVEISKHAKNLICAFLTDRDVRLGRNGVEEIKHHPFFRSDQWNWDNIRETAAPVVPELSSDIDSSNFDDIEDDKGDVETFPIPKAFVGNQLPFIGFTYYRDNLLLSDSSQSCRENESVQSSKNEDSKEKMLCKNICSSGKSLATEHSKGPFQKKLSKLEEQLSNELQAKDELEQKYRSTSVRLEKIAKELDEEITSRKNVESAVRQLEREKALLQHKNTEYQRKAEHEADKKRNLENEVNSLKDQLEDLKKRNQNSQISNEKINQLQRQLDEANSLLRSESDTAARLRKNQTESTKQIQQLEINNRELQDKNCLLENAKLKLEKEYLNLQSALESERRDRSHGSEIISDLQGRISSLEEEVRNGKSALAKLEMEKRQLQEKLTDLEKEKSNMEIDMTYKFKVMQQNLEQEEAEHKATKARLADKNKIYESIEEAKSEAMKEMEKKLLEERALKQKVENRLLEAEKQRSMLDCDLKQSQQKINELLRQKDILSEDVKNLTLKIEQETQKRCLTQNDLKMQTQQVNTLKMSEKQLKQENNHLQEIKLSLEKQNNELRKERQDADGQMKELQDQLEAEQYFSTLYKTQVRELKEECEEKTKICKEMQQKIQELQDERDSLAAQLEITLTKADSEQLARSIAEEQYSDLEKEKIMKELEIKEMMARHKQELTEKDATIASLEEANRTLTSDVANLANEKEELNNKLKEAQEQITKLKEEEANVGNIKAQYEKQLLNERTLKTQAVNKLAEIMNRKGPVKRGADTDVRRKEKENRKLHMELKSEREKLTQMMIKYQKEINEMQAQIAEESQIRIELQMTLDSKDSDIEQLRSQLQSLHIGLDNSSIGSGPGEAEADDGFPESRLEGWLSMPVRNNTKKFGWVKKYVIVSSKKILFYDSEQDKEQSNPHMVLDIDKLFHVRPVTQTDVYRADSKEIPRIFQILYANEGESKKEQEFPVEPMGEKSNYICHKGHEFIPTLYHFPTNCEACMKPLWHMFKPPPALECRRCHIKCHKDHMDKKEEIIAPCKVYYDISTAKNLLLLANSTEEQQKWVSRLVKKIPKKPPAPDPFARSSPRTSMKVQPNQSIRRPSRQLPPNKPRLLDLAFKDWDWSFDDVDDIDGDDDDDDVFDF